One genomic region from Sphingobacterium multivorum encodes:
- a CDS encoding DUF4249 family protein, which yields MKKILGVIAVALFTLGSCEDKIDLELPENTGQLVITADLMVSDQQHEISIQQVVSIKDSLFSPITDAEVIVKNMQNNRTYTFQAGADGLYTNKTLRLQEKATYQLQVKTADGREIQGVSKVPSYVDVDSIGLSQRIIFTDTIYYPTLVFVDPPEKGNYYKYKMSVNGGKLRFIDVFNDKYNNGLEVQHDIVDRDRDLKVGDRVRILRQCIDVGAYNYWNSFQMINPGSASPSNPISNLSNNALGYFSVSVGKYYESEVTFARSKP from the coding sequence ATGAAGAAGATATTAGGAGTTATAGCTGTTGCATTATTTACTTTAGGGAGCTGCGAAGACAAAATAGATTTGGAACTGCCCGAAAATACAGGTCAATTGGTTATCACCGCAGATTTGATGGTTTCGGATCAACAGCATGAGATTAGTATACAGCAGGTTGTAAGTATTAAAGACTCGCTGTTTTCTCCGATAACAGATGCAGAGGTGATCGTTAAGAATATGCAAAATAATCGCACTTATACGTTTCAAGCGGGGGCTGACGGGCTGTATACCAATAAGACATTACGCTTACAGGAGAAGGCCACTTATCAGTTACAGGTAAAGACCGCTGATGGGAGGGAGATTCAAGGGGTATCAAAGGTTCCCAGCTATGTGGATGTGGATTCTATAGGACTTTCGCAGCGCATTATTTTTACTGATACCATTTACTATCCAACTCTCGTATTTGTTGACCCCCCGGAAAAAGGTAATTATTATAAGTATAAGATGTCGGTGAATGGAGGTAAATTACGTTTTATTGATGTCTTTAACGATAAGTATAACAATGGCTTAGAGGTGCAGCATGATATTGTCGACCGCGATAGAGATTTGAAAGTTGGTGACCGCGTGCGTATTCTTCGTCAATGTATCGATGTGGGGGCCTACAATTATTGGAATAGTTTTCAAATGATTAACCCAGGTTCGGCTTCGCCATCTAATCCGATTTCAAATTTAAGTAACAATGCATTGGGGTATTTCAGTGTCAGTGTAGGTAAATATTATGAATCTGAGGTGACGTTTGCTAGAAGTAAACCTTAA
- a CDS encoding polysaccharide deacetylase family protein has protein sequence MPRHEKKVYLTFDDGPIPEITPFILDILKKYQVKATFFCVGENIKKNPHLFQRILAEGHQVGNHTYNHLKGWETNDEQYLANVAKCQELTQTDLFRPPYARATKSQLRQLYKKYRVIMWDIMSGDFDPNLSPQKCLENVLPNIKNGSVIIFHDNIKAIPRVEYVLPKTIEFLLKNHYQLSRID, from the coding sequence ATGCCACGTCATGAAAAAAAAGTCTATCTTACTTTTGACGATGGTCCAATTCCTGAAATTACACCTTTTATACTCGATATCCTAAAAAAATATCAGGTGAAGGCAACATTTTTTTGTGTTGGTGAAAATATTAAAAAAAATCCACATTTGTTTCAACGAATTTTAGCGGAAGGACATCAGGTGGGCAACCATACTTACAATCACCTTAAAGGCTGGGAGACAAATGATGAGCAGTATTTGGCAAATGTTGCAAAATGCCAGGAACTGACCCAAACCGACCTTTTTCGCCCGCCTTATGCCCGAGCAACAAAATCCCAACTCCGTCAACTCTATAAAAAATACCGTGTGATCATGTGGGATATTATGTCGGGTGATTTTGATCCGAATTTAAGTCCACAGAAATGCCTCGAAAACGTTTTGCCTAACATTAAAAATGGCTCTGTTATTATTTTTCATGATAATATCAAAGCCATTCCCCGTGTCGAATATGTTCTCCCTAAAACAATAGAGTTTCTATTAAAAAATCACTATCAGCTTTCGAGAATAGATTAA
- a CDS encoding TolC family protein, producing the protein MKRFYYSAVVFTGLFLGTNVLVQAQQVVGVAEAIRMTLERNVQIKQAALNKDLAEQDLFQAKSNLLPNLSATVDQSFRYGFGFDLTSGRIVNNTWTKGTSGSVGSSVNLFQGFQQVNQIKANKLQLESTATQVDKIKNDLVLNVLVNYLEAITNHEMMVASEDQIALSKQQFSLDSIQFAVGNKTIADLAKSKNQVATNELNKVNLKNSYEMSLLTLKQLMEMPPETVISLERPSLEAILVHAVDKNAVDVYEKALTLQPDIHKSALDKEVALKQIDIAKGGYYPTLNLNVSYGTNYSSATTRQTDPLDPTTLFRVPFGQQISDNKSFFTGLSLAIPIFSRNQNKVNVAKAKIGLKQAEASEQLAKNNLNKAVNQAVLDVNAAKQRYSSATVAFESAETAFKATKERYDIGMANSLELFTAQTERNKAEFDLIQAKYNVIFRSKIIDYYLGNPIQFDNN; encoded by the coding sequence ATGAAAAGATTTTATTATTCTGCAGTAGTATTTACTGGGTTATTTCTTGGAACTAATGTTTTGGTTCAAGCCCAACAGGTTGTGGGGGTGGCCGAGGCCATTCGTATGACATTGGAACGGAACGTACAGATAAAGCAAGCGGCCCTGAACAAAGATCTTGCTGAGCAGGACCTGTTTCAGGCAAAAAGTAATTTGTTGCCAAACCTCAGTGCTACTGTGGATCAAAGTTTCCGTTATGGTTTTGGTTTCGATTTAACTTCTGGACGAATCGTTAATAACACTTGGACAAAAGGAACCAGTGGCTCCGTGGGATCTAGTGTCAACTTATTTCAGGGTTTTCAGCAGGTCAATCAGATCAAAGCGAATAAATTGCAACTGGAGTCCACAGCGACTCAGGTAGATAAGATCAAGAATGATCTCGTGCTCAATGTGTTGGTGAATTATTTGGAAGCAATTACCAATCATGAGATGATGGTTGCCAGTGAAGATCAGATTGCTTTATCAAAGCAACAATTTTCTTTAGACTCCATCCAATTTGCAGTTGGTAATAAAACAATTGCCGATCTTGCCAAATCAAAAAATCAGGTTGCCACAAATGAGCTGAATAAAGTTAATCTAAAAAATTCATACGAAATGTCTTTGTTAACCTTGAAGCAGTTGATGGAAATGCCTCCTGAAACCGTTATTTCTTTGGAACGCCCGAGTCTGGAAGCCATATTGGTTCATGCAGTGGATAAGAATGCCGTGGATGTTTACGAAAAAGCGCTCACCTTACAGCCCGATATTCACAAATCTGCATTGGATAAAGAGGTGGCATTGAAACAAATCGATATCGCGAAGGGAGGCTATTATCCCACGCTTAATCTGAATGTGAGCTATGGAACGAATTACTCCTCCGCAACGACAAGACAAACCGATCCCTTAGATCCTACAACTCTTTTTAGAGTGCCGTTTGGCCAACAAATCTCCGATAATAAGTCCTTTTTTACCGGTTTATCACTGGCCATTCCAATTTTTTCGAGAAATCAGAATAAAGTGAATGTGGCGAAGGCAAAGATTGGTTTGAAACAGGCGGAAGCATCCGAGCAGTTGGCAAAAAATAACTTAAACAAGGCCGTTAATCAGGCTGTATTGGATGTGAATGCGGCCAAACAACGCTATAGCTCGGCTACTGTAGCATTTGAAAGTGCTGAAACAGCATTTAAGGCAACAAAGGAGCGTTATGATATTGGTATGGCGAATTCACTGGAATTGTTTACAGCTCAAACAGAACGAAATAAGGCCGAATTTGACCTTATTCAAGCAAAATATAACGTAATATTCAGATCGAAGATCATCGATTATTACCTTGGAAATCCAATTCAATTCGATAACAATTAA
- a CDS encoding efflux RND transporter periplasmic adaptor subunit, producing MAKKKRSIGKIILIIVVLLVVLGFIGFKAGWFGKGEITKVAVDVVKETDVDELVSASGKIQPEVEVKLSSEVSGEVVELNIKEGDFVKKGQVLCRIKPDILQSGYDRSVAAMNSQRANLAAAQQQLKQQEENFKNVAATYKRNQELFEKRVISASEMDKSSAEYFAAQASIQAQRETVRSTKYGIDQSQASVKEAQDNLNRTTIYAPSDGIISLLSIEKGERVVGTAQMAGTEIMRIANMSSMEVNVDVNENDINNVRVGNQAEIEVDAFKDRKFKGVVTEIASSSKNIATTTTTTSSTDQVTNFNVKVRISAESYQDLMKENVASPFKPGLSATVQIFTKHDKGLVVPIQSVTVRSDDKDSTNTNKKVDEYVFVLKDKTVKQVLVKTGIQDDKNIIVTSGLKKGDEVVSRPFDAISKTLKDGSQVEKVDKSKL from the coding sequence ATGGCAAAGAAAAAACGTAGCATTGGAAAAATTATACTGATCATCGTAGTGCTCTTGGTGGTCCTTGGCTTCATAGGTTTTAAAGCTGGCTGGTTTGGAAAGGGAGAGATTACTAAAGTCGCTGTGGATGTCGTAAAGGAGACTGATGTCGATGAATTAGTTTCTGCAAGTGGGAAGATTCAGCCTGAGGTGGAGGTTAAGTTGAGTTCGGAGGTATCTGGAGAGGTTGTTGAGCTTAACATTAAAGAAGGTGATTTTGTTAAAAAAGGACAGGTACTCTGTCGCATCAAACCAGATATTTTGCAGTCGGGTTATGATCGTTCGGTTGCGGCAATGAATTCACAGCGGGCCAATCTCGCAGCTGCACAACAGCAATTAAAACAACAAGAAGAAAACTTCAAAAATGTTGCAGCTACCTATAAACGGAATCAGGAGCTTTTCGAAAAACGTGTTATTTCTGCTTCAGAAATGGATAAAAGTTCTGCCGAATATTTTGCTGCACAGGCTTCTATCCAAGCACAAAGGGAAACGGTACGTTCGACAAAATATGGCATTGACCAATCACAAGCGTCAGTAAAAGAAGCACAGGATAATTTGAATCGGACGACAATCTACGCACCCTCAGATGGTATCATCTCGCTCTTGTCTATCGAAAAAGGAGAGCGTGTTGTTGGAACGGCTCAGATGGCGGGTACAGAAATTATGCGTATAGCCAACATGAGCTCGATGGAGGTTAATGTCGATGTAAATGAAAATGATATCAACAATGTAAGGGTAGGGAATCAAGCTGAGATCGAAGTCGATGCTTTTAAGGATAGGAAGTTTAAAGGTGTTGTGACGGAAATTGCTAGCTCGTCTAAAAATATAGCAACAACAACGACGACGACATCATCGACAGATCAGGTTACAAATTTTAATGTAAAAGTTCGAATCAGTGCAGAATCGTATCAGGACTTGATGAAAGAGAATGTGGCATCGCCATTTAAGCCGGGACTTTCAGCAACCGTTCAGATATTTACAAAACATGATAAAGGACTGGTTGTTCCGATTCAATCGGTAACTGTGCGTTCTGATGATAAAGATTCTACCAATACAAATAAGAAAGTAGATGAGTATGTATTTGTCCTAAAAGATAAAACTGTTAAGCAAGTGTTGGTAAAGACCGGTATTCAGGATGATAAAAATATCATCGTTACCTCAGGGCTGAAAAAAGGAGATGAAGTGGTCTCACGGCCATTTGATGCTATTTCAAAAACTTTAAAGGATGGTAGCCAAGTTGAAAAAGTGGATAAGTCGAAATTATAA
- a CDS encoding helix-hairpin-helix domain-containing protein, translated as MKRLLAYFKFNKTEQNGFFIILVIIVLFVTIYALIKSNTRDPIPNQAKLFEQSFHDSLEVSGSVNKQEVEATYSTKDKSAGAISEHSVLEETKLFYFDPNNLPHADWHKLGLSDKQITVVKNYEKKGGRFRVKTDLKKIYSINGRLYNRLEPYIQIKTMPDSARTKQQNKAPLLYDKFERNKAELIDINTCDTTALISLKGIGSVLSKRILKYKEVLGGFYRIEQLKEVYGVTAETYDQIKDYIVVANLDGIKKININKLDANSLAKHPYLSPKDAKLIVNYRDQHGSYVNIEDLTKIGTLSDLAIAKIAPYLIFENDSR; from the coding sequence ATGAAGAGGCTATTGGCTTATTTTAAATTTAATAAAACAGAACAAAATGGGTTTTTCATTATTTTGGTAATCATTGTGCTGTTTGTGACGATCTATGCTTTGATTAAAAGCAATACGCGCGATCCAATTCCCAATCAGGCCAAATTATTTGAACAATCCTTTCATGACTCTCTTGAGGTCTCTGGTTCGGTAAACAAACAGGAGGTCGAGGCAACCTATTCGACTAAAGACAAAAGCGCGGGGGCAATATCTGAACATTCGGTTTTGGAAGAGACCAAACTATTCTATTTTGATCCAAACAATTTACCACACGCTGATTGGCATAAGTTGGGGCTTTCTGATAAACAAATTACGGTCGTGAAAAACTATGAAAAAAAAGGTGGAAGGTTTAGAGTAAAAACCGATCTGAAGAAAATTTACTCGATCAATGGCCGACTTTACAACAGATTAGAGCCCTACATTCAAATCAAAACAATGCCTGATTCAGCGCGAACAAAACAACAAAATAAAGCGCCTTTGCTTTACGATAAGTTTGAAAGAAATAAAGCCGAGCTTATCGATATTAATACCTGTGATACGACAGCATTAATCAGTCTTAAAGGGATAGGTTCGGTTCTATCCAAACGCATTTTGAAATATAAAGAGGTTCTTGGTGGGTTCTACCGCATAGAACAATTAAAGGAGGTTTATGGAGTTACAGCCGAGACCTATGACCAGATTAAAGACTATATTGTTGTAGCCAATTTAGATGGAATCAAAAAAATCAATATTAATAAGCTTGATGCAAATTCATTGGCCAAACATCCGTATCTTAGCCCTAAAGATGCGAAACTAATCGTCAATTATAGGGATCAGCATGGAAGTTATGTCAATATTGAGGACTTGACAAAAATAGGAACACTTTCAGATCTTGCGATTGCGAAGATTGCGCCTTATTTAATATTTGAGAATGATTCAAGATAA
- a CDS encoding adenine phosphoribosyltransferase, whose protein sequence is MIQDKLKLEIRDIVDFPKPGIVFKDITPLLKDAALCSEMVDAIIDQLQGIEIDAIAGIESRGFLFGFLLANRLGLPFIPIRKQGKLPFKTVSESYALEYGQATIEIHEDAFEKGSRILVHDDLLATGGTVVAASKLIERLGGEIVAYSFIISLDFLKAKGRLSRFSDNIFSLVSY, encoded by the coding sequence ATGATTCAAGATAAATTGAAACTGGAAATCCGGGATATTGTGGATTTTCCTAAACCTGGTATTGTCTTTAAAGATATTACCCCTTTGTTGAAAGATGCGGCATTGTGTAGCGAAATGGTTGATGCGATTATTGATCAATTGCAAGGCATAGAGATAGATGCTATTGCTGGAATTGAGAGTCGGGGTTTTCTATTTGGATTTTTACTTGCCAATAGGCTGGGCTTGCCTTTTATTCCAATCCGAAAACAAGGTAAATTGCCTTTTAAAACCGTATCTGAATCCTATGCACTGGAATACGGCCAGGCAACCATTGAAATCCATGAAGATGCTTTTGAAAAAGGAAGCCGTATATTGGTTCACGACGACCTTTTAGCGACAGGGGGTACCGTCGTTGCCGCCAGTAAACTTATTGAACGACTTGGTGGGGAAATTGTCGCCTACAGTTTTATTATCTCTTTGGATTTCCTTAAAGCGAAAGGGCGGTTATCTAGGTTCAGTGATAATATCTTTTCATTGGTAAGTTATTAA
- the ispE gene encoding 4-(cytidine 5'-diphospho)-2-C-methyl-D-erythritol kinase, whose product MILFANAKLNIGLQVIAKRTDGYHELNSVFYPLPIYDIIELLETTAAETTLNTQGERIPGNLHDNLCIRAFELLKKDYGIPPVSIDLIKQIPIGAGLGGGSADASFVLKGLNTLFQLNLTEEQLAGYAEKLGADCPFFIANNPVFATGIGTDFKDLDLNLDGYHLVVIMPNIHISTAEAFAAVQPKVPEVSLEEAIRLPIQEWKFHIRNDFEDGIFESYPLLKEIKETLYQKGAIYASMSGSGAAIYGIFWEKTDLSELAKYGKIYHPTKL is encoded by the coding sequence ATGATACTTTTTGCAAACGCTAAACTAAATATTGGGCTGCAAGTCATTGCCAAGCGTACGGATGGTTATCATGAACTGAATAGCGTTTTCTATCCACTTCCGATTTACGATATTATCGAATTATTGGAAACGACTGCTGCGGAGACAACACTAAACACTCAAGGGGAACGTATCCCAGGGAATCTCCATGATAACCTTTGTATAAGAGCTTTTGAATTGTTGAAAAAAGATTATGGAATTCCACCCGTTTCCATTGATTTGATCAAACAAATTCCGATTGGAGCAGGATTAGGCGGCGGTTCTGCGGACGCGTCTTTTGTTTTGAAAGGACTCAATACGCTCTTTCAATTGAATCTTACTGAAGAGCAGCTGGCGGGATACGCCGAAAAGCTAGGTGCCGATTGTCCTTTTTTTATCGCAAATAATCCTGTTTTTGCAACAGGTATTGGGACAGATTTTAAAGACTTAGATCTAAATCTGGATGGCTACCATCTTGTGGTAATTATGCCTAATATTCATATTTCTACGGCTGAAGCTTTTGCTGCTGTGCAACCTAAGGTACCCGAAGTTAGTTTGGAAGAAGCGATTCGTTTACCTATCCAAGAGTGGAAATTTCATATTCGAAATGATTTTGAGGATGGTATTTTCGAAAGTTACCCCTTGTTGAAAGAAATCAAAGAAACTTTATACCAAAAAGGAGCAATTTACGCATCTATGTCGGGGTCCGGAGCAGCCATTTATGGTATATTTTGGGAAAAGACGGATTTAAGCGAACTTGCGAAATATGGCAAGATCTATCATCCGACCAAGCTTTAG
- a CDS encoding ATP cone domain-containing protein, translated as MQIKKYSGELVPFNGESLRHSLSRSGANADQVNQVYDKVLNEIYDGISTRELYQLAFDTLKTVRNSYAARYSLKKALRELGPEGFYFEKYIAHLLRSIGYESTTGQTVQGHAVSHELDVVAYKDGKLITAECKFRNDIDAKISVTTPMYYLSRFKDISNINYQFFGKQLQFQEGWLITNAYFTSDSIDFAKYYHINLLSWDYPKENSIKKRVDKAVFYPVTCLTTLSDLEEQQLLKNQLILVKDIVSNPEKLDLLNLTKERKEKVLNEARELINYQVEEEY; from the coding sequence ATGCAAATCAAAAAATATTCTGGTGAATTGGTACCCTTTAATGGTGAATCGCTACGCCATTCGCTTTCTCGTTCCGGTGCCAATGCTGACCAGGTCAATCAGGTCTACGATAAGGTACTCAACGAAATATATGATGGGATTTCAACAAGAGAACTCTATCAGCTGGCCTTTGATACGTTAAAAACAGTACGAAATTCTTACGCCGCTCGCTACAGCCTTAAGAAAGCCCTGCGTGAACTTGGCCCCGAAGGTTTCTACTTCGAAAAATACATTGCCCACCTTCTGCGATCCATCGGATATGAAAGCACCACCGGACAGACCGTACAGGGACATGCCGTTTCCCATGAATTGGATGTTGTAGCCTATAAGGACGGTAAACTGATCACCGCCGAATGCAAATTTCGAAACGATATTGACGCAAAAATATCCGTAACGACGCCCATGTATTATCTTTCAAGATTCAAAGATATCAGCAATATCAATTATCAGTTTTTTGGAAAACAGCTGCAGTTTCAAGAAGGCTGGCTGATTACCAACGCATACTTCACCTCCGATTCGATTGATTTTGCCAAATACTATCATATCAACTTGCTTTCTTGGGATTATCCAAAAGAAAATAGCATCAAAAAGAGAGTAGACAAAGCTGTTTTCTATCCGGTCACTTGTCTCACAACTCTTTCCGACCTTGAGGAACAGCAACTGCTCAAAAATCAACTTATTTTGGTAAAAGATATCGTGAGTAATCCCGAAAAATTGGATCTCCTAAACTTAACAAAAGAACGGAAAGAAAAGGTCTTAAACGAGGCTCGCGAACTCATCAACTATCAGGTGGAAGAAGAGTATTAA
- a CDS encoding YgaP family membrane protein produces MSNLLNFAFDKIKTKIEDDCIEENIGTSERVLSVIAGGFILGLGVKKLFKSPLTGLSGLTLGGALIYRGVTGHCDVKKVLEDKDIKKVEVIEHRYFVK; encoded by the coding sequence ATGAGTAACCTACTAAACTTTGCATTTGATAAGATAAAAACAAAGATCGAAGACGATTGTATCGAAGAAAATATTGGCACCTCTGAGCGTGTTCTGTCGGTGATTGCCGGCGGATTCATATTGGGCTTGGGTGTTAAAAAACTGTTTAAGTCACCACTTACTGGATTGTCTGGACTAACCCTTGGTGGAGCCTTGATCTATCGTGGCGTAACCGGCCATTGTGATGTTAAGAAAGTATTGGAAGATAAGGATATCAAAAAAGTAGAGGTGATTGAGCATCGCTATTTTGTTAAATAG
- the ychF gene encoding redox-regulated ATPase YchF: MALQCGIVGLPNVGKSTLFNCLSNAKAQAANFPFCTIEPNVGVITVPDARLNKLAELVNPQRIVPNTIEIVDIAGLVKGASKGEGLGNQFLGNIRTTNAIIHVLRCFDDGNVIHVDGSVDPIRDKEIIDTELQLKDLDTVVKRIQKVEKMAKTGGDKDAKRTFDILSIVKDHLEAGKSARTAAIEAEDFEFIQDLALLTAKPVLYVCNVDEGSVNTGNAYVERVKEAVKDEKAEVLIISAQIESEIAQLESYDERKMFLDDLGLEESGVHKLIRAAYSLLNLATYFTAGVQEVRAWTIENGFTAPQAAGVIHTDFEKGFIRAEVIKYDDFVTFGSENAVKEAGKLSVEGKTYIVQDGDIMHFRFNV, encoded by the coding sequence ATGGCTTTACAATGCGGTATCGTAGGTTTACCAAACGTCGGTAAATCAACATTATTTAACTGTTTGTCGAACGCGAAAGCGCAAGCGGCTAACTTTCCATTTTGTACAATTGAACCAAATGTTGGGGTAATTACCGTACCGGATGCCCGTCTCAATAAATTAGCTGAATTAGTCAACCCGCAACGAATTGTTCCAAACACCATCGAGATTGTCGACATCGCCGGTCTTGTGAAAGGAGCTTCAAAAGGTGAAGGCTTAGGCAATCAATTCTTAGGAAATATTCGTACAACAAATGCTATTATTCACGTTTTAAGATGTTTTGACGATGGGAACGTGATCCACGTCGATGGTTCGGTAGACCCCATCAGAGATAAAGAAATCATTGACACCGAATTGCAGCTTAAAGATTTGGACACTGTTGTAAAACGTATCCAGAAGGTAGAAAAAATGGCTAAAACAGGCGGCGATAAAGATGCAAAAAGAACGTTTGACATCCTATCAATCGTCAAAGATCATCTTGAAGCTGGAAAATCTGCACGTACAGCAGCGATTGAAGCGGAAGATTTTGAGTTCATCCAGGATTTAGCCTTGTTGACAGCCAAACCAGTACTTTATGTATGTAATGTAGACGAAGGTTCTGTTAATACAGGTAACGCTTACGTAGAACGTGTTAAGGAAGCTGTAAAGGATGAAAAAGCCGAGGTATTGATTATCTCAGCACAGATCGAATCTGAAATTGCCCAACTGGAAAGCTACGATGAGCGCAAAATGTTTTTGGATGACCTTGGCCTTGAAGAATCTGGCGTACACAAGCTGATCCGCGCGGCATATTCGCTTTTAAATTTGGCGACTTATTTTACCGCTGGTGTACAAGAAGTTCGCGCTTGGACGATTGAGAATGGATTTACAGCACCTCAGGCTGCAGGTGTAATTCACACAGATTTCGAAAAAGGATTTATCCGCGCTGAAGTAATTAAGTATGACGATTTCGTCACGTTTGGCTCCGAAAATGCAGTAAAAGAAGCTGGAAAATTATCAGTGGAAGGAAAAACATATATTGTCCAAGATGGCGATATCATGCACTTCCGTTTTAACGTATAA
- a CDS encoding Rieske (2Fe-2S) protein yields the protein MVHWHKIEHADFLKNQGISEHKFGRKIICITWYEDQLYAFSPKCPHAGAPLKNGWCERGKVICPFHRHEFDLVSGRGNPEQHDFIRVYPIKFENNDYYVGLELGFWERLFA from the coding sequence ATGGTTCATTGGCACAAAATTGAACATGCCGATTTTCTTAAAAATCAGGGCATCAGCGAACATAAATTCGGTAGAAAAATTATTTGTATTACCTGGTACGAAGACCAACTCTATGCTTTCTCGCCTAAATGTCCACATGCTGGGGCACCATTGAAAAATGGCTGGTGTGAACGTGGAAAAGTAATCTGTCCTTTTCATCGCCATGAATTCGATCTGGTGTCGGGGAGAGGTAATCCCGAACAGCATGATTTTATTCGCGTTTACCCCATAAAATTCGAAAACAACGATTATTATGTTGGCTTGGAATTAGGCTTCTGGGAGCGTTTATTTGCTTAA
- a CDS encoding NAD(P)H-dependent glycerol-3-phosphate dehydrogenase gives MQGKKIGIIGSGSWATAMIKMLCENDQDKHIFWWVRKEEDAEYIQKFKHNPTYLSSVSVDLSITTIDTDAKNVITNSDIVILNTPAAYLKDALANVTKEDFRNKIVVSAIKGIIPKDNLIIGEFLEQRYEVDIEQICVVGGPCHAEEVALGKLSYLTFGCKNLDSAALVASFLSSRVIKTILSEDVLGIEFGAVLKNIYALAGGICHGLGYGDNFQAVLVSNAIREMRRFVGKVDGDTSRDVNTSAYLGDLLVTAYSQFSRNRTFGNMIGKGYSVQSAQLEMNMVAEGYYASACIQEYAKKYAVELPICDAVHQILYEHLPASKIIQALSEKLT, from the coding sequence ATGCAGGGGAAAAAGATTGGTATAATTGGTAGCGGAAGTTGGGCTACTGCTATGATCAAGATGCTATGTGAAAATGACCAAGACAAGCATATTTTTTGGTGGGTAAGAAAGGAAGAGGATGCAGAATATATTCAAAAATTCAAACATAACCCGACTTACCTGAGCAGTGTTTCGGTTGATCTTAGTATTACGACGATTGATACCGATGCTAAAAACGTAATTACTAATTCAGATATTGTCATTTTAAATACGCCTGCGGCCTATTTGAAGGATGCACTGGCCAATGTGACGAAGGAAGATTTTAGAAATAAAATTGTTGTTTCCGCCATCAAGGGGATTATTCCCAAAGATAATTTGATTATCGGTGAGTTTTTGGAGCAACGGTATGAGGTCGATATTGAACAGATCTGTGTGGTTGGTGGTCCCTGCCATGCGGAGGAAGTTGCCTTAGGCAAATTGTCTTATTTAACTTTCGGCTGTAAGAACCTGGATAGTGCAGCATTGGTTGCTTCCTTTCTGTCGTCAAGGGTTATCAAGACGATTCTGTCGGAAGATGTACTCGGAATAGAATTTGGTGCAGTATTGAAAAACATCTATGCGTTAGCTGGAGGTATCTGTCACGGCTTAGGTTACGGTGATAATTTTCAGGCTGTGCTGGTCTCCAATGCAATTCGCGAAATGCGCCGGTTTGTAGGTAAAGTAGATGGTGATACGTCAAGGGATGTGAATACTTCGGCTTATTTAGGGGATCTTTTGGTAACAGCCTATTCCCAATTTAGCCGAAATAGAACCTTTGGTAATATGATCGGAAAGGGCTATAGTGTACAATCTGCGCAATTGGAAATGAATATGGTGGCTGAAGGGTATTACGCATCGGCATGTATTCAAGAGTATGCGAAAAAATATGCAGTGGAATTGCCTATATGCGATGCCGTGCATCAAATTTTGTATGAACACCTCCCTGCATCTAAAATTATTCAAGCATTGAGCGAAAAATTAACATAA